The following is a genomic window from Methanobrevibacter sp..
TTTCATTGAGCCGCCGCAATCACATTTAATCAACACGTCATCAACATAAGGTCTGTGAACCAATTCCTCATCGCTTGCAGTGATTTCATTGATTGATTCCTTTTTAAGCTCTTCCACAGAGCCGATTACCTTGATTTCACCACAGTCAGGACAGATCCAAATAGGTATTGGAATACCCCAGTATCTTTGTCTTGAAATGGTCCAGTCCTTAGCATTGGCCACCCAATCATGGAATCTTCCTTCACCAGCCCATTTAGGGACCCATTCAACTCTGTCAATTTCAGATAGCATCTTTTCCTTGATTTCAGGCACCTTAATGAACCATTGTTCGGTAGCCAAGTAAATGATAGGGGTTTTGCATCTCCAACAGACCCCGTATCTGTGGGAAATTGTATCATGCTTGAACATCAGGTCTTGAGCAATCAAGTCTGCAATGATTGTATCGTTCAAGTCTTTGGTGAATCCATCAGCATATACACCACCATCTTCAGTGAAGCATCCTGCCTCATCTACAGGGCAGTGAATAGGAAGGCCTATTTCCTGACCTATTTCAAAGTCCTCAGGACCGTGTCCAGGAGCGGTATGTACAAAACCTGTACCTTCTCCCAATTCAACATGGTCTCCATGGAAAGTGCTGTGGATTAAACTGTTTTCAGCTTCAAGTTCCATTTGTTTTGGCACTTGCTGCGCCAATGGATAAACATAAGATAAGCCTAAAAGCTCTGAGCCTTTTACGGTTTTGATGATTTCATACATCACTTCCTTCTCTTCCTCTATGATGTATTTTTTCTCTTTGGATTCCTCATCATCCGGATTGTATTTAGGATTAGGCAACTTGTTTTTGTGAATCACTTCAATCGGGCCTAAAACGGTTTCCAAAAGCTCACTGGCTATGATTATGATTTCGTCACCTATACCATTTAATCTTTCATCCACCTTAACGAAGGAATAGTCGAAATCCTCATTCAAACAAATGGCCAAGTTTCCAGGAAGTGTCCATGGGGTGGTGGTCCATACCAGGAAGGATTGTTTCAAGTCTGCATAGTCTCCTTCTGTAATCAATTTTTCCTTCAATGGGAAACGTACGTAAATGGATGGGTCTTCCCCTTCGGTATAATCAATCTCAGCTGCAGCAAGTGCAGTCTGACAGTGAGGACACCAGCTGATTACCCTTTGGTCACGGGTAAGCAAGTTCTTTTCATGGGTCTTCTTCAATGTCCACCAAGCTGATTCCATATATTTAGGATCCAAGGTCATGTAAGGGTTGTCCCAATCCATCCAGACTCCCAAGCTTTTGAACTGTTCGGTCATTGCAACCTTATTCTCCATTGCAAATTCCTTACATTGCTTAATGAAGTTGTCAATGCCGTATTTCTCTTCAATTTCCTGTTTGGACTCGATTCCCAACAATTGCTCCACCTTATGTTCAATAGGCAATCCGTGGGTATCCCATCCAGCCTGTCTTCTTAAGCTGAATCCATTCATGGACTTGTAACGCAACAAGGTATCCTTGATGACCTTATTCCAGGTAGTACCTAAATGGATCTTTCCACTACAATATGGTGGCCCATCTAAAAAAGAGTATTGGGGACCATTTGCTCTGAGCTCATTGGTTTTTGAGTAGATATCCTCATCTTCCCAAAAGCCTTGAACCTTTGCTTCTATTTTCTTAAAGTCGTATGATTTTTCTGCCTCTTTCAATGGCATGTTAATTCTCCCAATAAATGTGATTTTATTTAATATTTGTAATTTCAATTAAATTGAAACAGAATATATAATATATATTATTATGATTTATATTTCTTATTTTAAATGTAAATAAAGTTTATTATTATTTATATATAAAAAGATAATAATTATAAAAAAATTATAATATGATTATAATATAATAGGCATGTTGAAAAATTAATATGAGCTTGTAAAATTGATTTTAAATCGTTAAAAATCATTTAAAGATAAAAATATTTATTAATCATGAAGTTAAATAATAAATAAGACAAATATGAGAATTATAAGTAAAAATAAAGAATCTTATAAGGAAAAGAATTTAAAAACATTATGCATAAAAAATTCCAATGAGAAAATAGGAAAAATCCGATTGGCAAATACATTCATCACCAGATTTAGAGGATTGATGCTTAAGGAAAAATGTGAATATCCATTGCTCTTTGAAATTCCTCAAAAGATAAAAATCAAAGAAAGATCATCTATTCATAGTCTATTTATGAGATTTGAATTAACTGTCGTCTTTATTGATGAAGATGATACAGTCTTTGAAATAGCTGATTTGAAGCCCTGGAGATATCATGTTCCTAAAAAATCGGCTAAATATATAGTGGAATTTGAA
Proteins encoded in this region:
- the ileS gene encoding isoleucine--tRNA ligase, with amino-acid sequence MPLKEAEKSYDFKKIEAKVQGFWEDEDIYSKTNELRANGPQYSFLDGPPYCSGKIHLGTTWNKVIKDTLLRYKSMNGFSLRRQAGWDTHGLPIEHKVEQLLGIESKQEIEEKYGIDNFIKQCKEFAMENKVAMTEQFKSLGVWMDWDNPYMTLDPKYMESAWWTLKKTHEKNLLTRDQRVISWCPHCQTALAAAEIDYTEGEDPSIYVRFPLKEKLITEGDYADLKQSFLVWTTTPWTLPGNLAICLNEDFDYSFVKVDERLNGIGDEIIIIASELLETVLGPIEVIHKNKLPNPKYNPDDEESKEKKYIIEEEKEVMYEIIKTVKGSELLGLSYVYPLAQQVPKQMELEAENSLIHSTFHGDHVELGEGTGFVHTAPGHGPEDFEIGQEIGLPIHCPVDEAGCFTEDGGVYADGFTKDLNDTIIADLIAQDLMFKHDTISHRYGVCWRCKTPIIYLATEQWFIKVPEIKEKMLSEIDRVEWVPKWAGEGRFHDWVANAKDWTISRQRYWGIPIPIWICPDCGEIKVIGSVEELKKESINEITASDEELVHRPYVDDVLIKCDCGGSMKRIPDVLDVWIDSGVAGWAALYYPREEEMFNEWYPYDFICEGHDQTRGWFYSQLGTGVIALDQAPYNKVLMHGFVLDEEGKKMSKSLGNVVQPEEVIEKYGADVLRFYLLWACKPWDDLKFVWDELNNVKKMFNILWNVYVFSTTYMSLDEFDPANCIVDGPDANISLRNEDKWILSRVNSLAKEVGEAINDVHFHLATRAINNFILEDLSRWYVRLIRGRTWVESDDPDKLGAYYSLYTTLNTLIHLMAPITPHLSEEIYENLVKNLDEEATESIHMDDWMYDEALIDEELEAKMDNVRDVIEAAARARDVARYKLRWPVSDITVVSQDDEILESVTYLEDVIKDQSNTKELLTASEFENLTFIAKPNLKTLGPRLKGDMGIVQKFFAQAKADGIGNSIKDSLDSTGKYIVRGEDREGNLKEIELSVDDVLYETELPDDVVSAEFAGGNVFVNTKITPEILSEAMARELIRRIQDMRKDMDLDVEANIGVMVNTDGEFKELLEKQSDLISEEVRAKSIVIFDGEACEVCTLKGSEENADDDISVEYSKEWEIENHKVIISVVKLG
- a CDS encoding DUF192 domain-containing protein, coding for MRIISKNKESYKEKNLKTLCIKNSNEKIGKIRLANTFITRFRGLMLKEKCEYPLLFEIPQKIKIKERSSIHSLFMRFELTVVFIDEDDTVFEIADLKPWRYHVPKKSAKYIVEFEKNRFHRELRIGDEVEIR